TGCGAGCACCCATGTCCGGGATGACGTGGGTGCGGGCGAGGATGCGGTTCGTCGTGACGGTGGTCTCCGACCGCCCGTGCAAGCCGTAGGTGAGCCAGTCCTCGACGGCCTGGGCCACGGTGTAGTCGTTCGGGGCGATGGCCAGACCGTCGTCCTGGTCGCGCAGCACCTCCTTCAACTTCGACCGGGCCTCGGTCTTCGTCTTACCGCTGCCGCGCTTGACGATGCGCTTCCCGGCGGGGGTGAAGCCGAGGCTGACGCTGGCGATCCACCGCTGGCGCTGCTCGTCCCAGTGGAGACCGCCCTCACCCCGGCCACGACGGGCAGGCATCAGGCGGCGTCCTCGAGGGAGGCGATGTACTCCACCAGCGCCTCGTACGGGATGAGCCGGGTACGGCCCTCGTGCACCGAGCGCAGACGGCCCGAGCGCAGTAGTTCGAAGATGACGCTGCGGCTCAGGCTCAGCGCCTCGGCGGCGTCCTGCACGCGGTAGAGGAGACGGGCGGGAGCGGTGCGCTGCTCGTGGTTCATGGACGGTCCTTCGCGGAAGTCGTGGTGGAAAAGTCAGAGCTGGGTCGCGCGTCGGGCGCGGGCACGGTCGTCGGACCACTCGCGGGCTTGTGCGGCGGCGGTAGCGGCGAGGGCGGCATCTCCCGCGTTCAGCCAGCCGATGCCGTCCAGCGACCAGGAGCTGACGACGAGCGTCGTCTCCTCGGCGTCCCGCGCATCGACATCAGCCATCGAGTTCGTGCGCCCCGTCAGACGGTCGCGCAACTGCTGGACCGACCACCGTTTCCGCGCCGAGCGCAACCGGCCGAGGGTGGTGGAGTAGCGGCGGGACTTCGTCGAGAAGTGCCCTCGGAAACCCAACATTGCGCCCCACTTCGCCAGCGGCAGGTACTTCGGCCCGCCGCTTTGAGCCAGATACTGCACCTCAGCGAGCAGACGACAGACGTGCTCGACGATGCCCATCCGCCGCGCCGCCTCGGCATTACGCAGACCCGGCGGGAGGCCGAAGTCGTCGCACGCCTTCGTGGCGTACTTCGCGATGTACGCCGCGACCGTCTCCGGGTGCAGGCCGTCGTCGGGGTGGTCGGCACGGCCGACCTCGCGAGTCGCGGCGGTGGTGACGGCGCGGGCATCGACCTGCGTCCCGAAGCGCAACCGGCGCAGCTCCCCACGGGCTTCAGTCGCGGGGGCGTCGAACCAGACCCGGGCGGCGGCGACGTGGACGAGCTTGCACAACTGCTGTGCGCTCACCCCTGCCAGCGGTGCGGGGAACTCCGCGGTGTCGGTGGGTGGGCCGTCGAGTCGGATGAGGGCGTGGAAGTGGACCACCCCGCGGCGTTGGAACTCCGCGACCTTCGCGAACGACACCCGCACCAGCGCGTGGGTGTCCTTCTGCGTCAACCCCAAGTGCGCGGCGAGGGTCCGGCACAGGGCGATGGTGAACCGTCGCCACAGTTCCGGAGACCACCACTGCCACACCACGTGCCTGGTGTAGTCGTAGCACTGCGCGCACAACGGCTGCCCGAGGCGACGGTCGCCCTCAGCGTGCTTGGTGCGGCAGCCAATCGGGTTTCCGTGCTCACAGACCGCGGACGTCGACCGGGGGCGGCACATGCTCGGACGACCACCGTTGCGGCGCAGCCCGTGCACGGCACCGAAGGACGGGGCGGTGAGGGTAGCGAACACCAGCGGGTGTGTGGCCACCGACTCCGGAACCCCCTTCATCCCGCCCGCGGCTCCTGCGGCAAGCAGGTGCCACATGTCGCCCTTGTACTCGTGGGAACACGACGGGCAGACGCTGGCGCGGCGGTTGCCGCAGCGGGTGTAGAGCACTCCGTCCGGTTCGTTCGCGGAGTCGTAGGTCGAGAGCACCTCGCCGGTGACGCGATCCACGGTGGTGGCCTGCCCGCGCAGGCGGACGGGGCGGGCGCAGTGCCCGCAGTTCGCGGCCTGCTCGGCCCACCGGTCGAAGGTGGGCGACAGCAACCGACGACCGACCTCAGCCTCTGCGGCGGGGGACAGGGCGTTCACGCCGCACCCTCCTGACGTAGGTCATCGCCCGTCTCAGGGTGGGAGTCGTCGACGACGGAGAACACCGGCCGGGACTCCGGTGCCTTGCTCGGTGCGTGGGTGCGGGCGAGGTCTTCGATGGCCTGGTCGTCGTAGTAGGCGGCGCGGACCCGGACGGGCTCACGGACGCCGTCGACCTTGACGTAGGCGACACCGGGGGAAGTGTCGGGGATCTGGTGGCACACCGCCCCTGACTCCCGCGCCCCCTCACCGAGGACCATGTCGACCTGAGCCTTCTCGTCCAGCCGCATCGCAATCTTGGTCGGGAAGAGATTGCGCAGGCCGAGGACCTCTTTGCGGGGGTCCTGCAACGCCGCGACCAGGACGACACCCGGTGCGCGCCCCTGGGTGGCGATCGCGGCCAGCGCCTTCTCTGCCCGGTCGCGGAGTTTGCGGTCCGGGGTGTAGGCGGTGAGCAACGCCACCTCATCGACCAGGACCACCAGCAGCGGTTCCCGGGTGCTGGGTTCGTGGCGGCGGGAGGTCCCAGCCATCCGGGCCGCCCGCTCCGTCATGAGCACCACGGCGTCTTCGAGCAGCTGCACGCCGTCCTCGACGGTGGTCTCGAACCGGGTGAACAGGTCCCGGCCCGGCTGCAGCTCCATCCCCGCCTTGCCGTCCACGGCCCACACCTGCACCAGTCCGTCGCGGATGCCCCCGGCGATGCCACCGAGCAGGGACCACACCACCGAGCCCTTCCCGGCGCCGGTGACCCCGACGATGAGGACGTGGGTGGCGGCCAGGCGCAGCAGCCACGGCTGCCCGTCCTCTCGAAGCC
The sequence above is drawn from the Kineococcus rhizosphaerae genome and encodes:
- a CDS encoding excisionase family DNA-binding protein, producing the protein MNHEQRTAPARLLYRVQDAAEALSLSRSVIFELLRSGRLRSVHEGRTRLIPYEALVEYIASLEDAA
- a CDS encoding FtsK/SpoIIIE domain-containing protein; the protein is MSGRPQGIVTHQPAQQNTATSDDWIADLIVSLLSLVWWMVKTAVLLAWRFPLVVAGLLTGWWAYTSDHLFLVGIVAAVLVMALVVWRLVWPGSFSHLIAQPAWRRRKRRAIRRNWPGLCERVGLALAVTDRRSGQRESWTPGLSRLRWASWEHLVLTGRVQVVAGQTVDDLASAAETLGAACGAWSCRVRKTGPRTAVVTWLYGDPLAQVVTRLPVPQVLDAAAVPIGLREDGQPWLLRLAATHVLIVGVTGAGKGSVVWSLLGGIAGGIRDGLVQVWAVDGKAGMELQPGRDLFTRFETTVEDGVQLLEDAVVLMTERAARMAGTSRRHEPSTREPLLVVLVDEVALLTAYTPDRKLRDRAEKALAAIATQGRAPGVVLVAALQDPRKEVLGLRNLFPTKIAMRLDEKAQVDMVLGEGARESGAVCHQIPDTSPGVAYVKVDGVREPVRVRAAYYDDQAIEDLARTHAPSKAPESRPVFSVVDDSHPETGDDLRQEGAA
- a CDS encoding replication initiator; amino-acid sequence: MNALSPAAEAEVGRRLLSPTFDRWAEQAANCGHCARPVRLRGQATTVDRVTGEVLSTYDSANEPDGVLYTRCGNRRASVCPSCSHEYKGDMWHLLAAGAAGGMKGVPESVATHPLVFATLTAPSFGAVHGLRRNGGRPSMCRPRSTSAVCEHGNPIGCRTKHAEGDRRLGQPLCAQCYDYTRHVVWQWWSPELWRRFTIALCRTLAAHLGLTQKDTHALVRVSFAKVAEFQRRGVVHFHALIRLDGPPTDTAEFPAPLAGVSAQQLCKLVHVAAARVWFDAPATEARGELRRLRFGTQVDARAVTTAATREVGRADHPDDGLHPETVAAYIAKYATKACDDFGLPPGLRNAEAARRMGIVEHVCRLLAEVQYLAQSGGPKYLPLAKWGAMLGFRGHFSTKSRRYSTTLGRLRSARKRWSVQQLRDRLTGRTNSMADVDARDAEETTLVVSSWSLDGIGWLNAGDAALAATAAAQAREWSDDRARARRATQL